The DNA region GGACTCGCTTAGACTCCGCCGATGCCGCCTTTGTCGGCGGCGCACATACCCCATCCATCAGGCCGCTCACCATCGCGGTCGAATGAAGGAAGTTCCGTCCCGTGAGTCTCGTGACCCTCCTCCCGTTCATCGTGCTCATCGGGGCCATGTTCCTGATGACCCGGTCGGCCAAGAAGAAGCAGAATGCGGCTGCGCAGATGCGCAACGACATGCAGCCCGGCTCCGGCGTCCGCACGATCGGTGGCATGTACGCAACGGTGAAGGAGGTCAACGAGGACACGGTCCTCCTTGACGCAGGCCCGGGCGTCGACCTGCTCTTCGCGAAGAACGCGATCGGCGCGGTCCTCAGCGACGACGAGTACAACCGCCTCGTTCACGGCATCGAGCACGACCTGAAGGATGACGAAGCGGTCGTCCCGGACGACGCCTCCTCCCTCACCGAGACCGACGAGCCCGCCGACGCTTCCGACGACAAGCCCATCGACCTCGGCAAGAAGGACGCGGCGGACACGCCCGCCGACGAGTCCGCCGAGTCCGCCGACGCGGAGCCGAAGAAGGCCGACGAGGCTGACCTGAAGAAGTCCGACGGCGAGTCCGACGCGAAGTAGTCATGTCCGGGGACCGCGGAGTGCGCCGCTCGCGCGCCGCGGTCCCCGGGACGTGTGGCTTCGCACGGAATCTCGACACCATTCATGCCCGTCCGCGCAGGTACTTCGGTCACCGGGCGGACGAAGAGGGAGAACGAGAAGGTGGCAGCACCTAAGAAGGGCCGACAGGGCACCCAGGGCAGGCCGGGGCGCACCTTGGCCCTGATCCTGATCGCCATCGTGGCGCTCACCGGCGGCATGTTCGCCTCCGGACACTCGACGCCGCGCCTCGGCATCGACCTCGCCGGCGGTACGAGCATCACGCTCCAGGCGAAGAACGAGCCGGGCCAGAAGAACGCGATCAACCCGACCAACATGAACACCGCGGTCGACATCATGAACCGCCGTGTCAACGGTCTGGGCGTCACCGAGGCGGAGGTGCAGACCCAGGGCGAGAGCAACATCATCGTCAACATCCCCAAGGGCACCAACTCCGAGCAGGCCCGGGAACAGGTCGGCACCACCGCCAAGCTCTACTTCCGTCCCGTCCTGACCACCGAGGTCTCCGGTGGGGACCCGGCGGCCAGCCCCTCGCCGAGCGCCTCCAGCAGCGCCTCCACGGGTTCGGACAAGGAAAGCGACAAGGACAAGGCCACCGACAAGGCCACCTCGTCCTCGTCGCCCTCCGCGCCCCCCTCGGCCACCTCCAGCACGCAGGGCCGTGCGCTCACCGACGCGCTGAAGGCCGACCCCACCCCGTCGGGGAGCGGTTCCGCCGCGTCCAGCCCGTCCGCCTCGCCGTCCGCGAGCACCGACCCGGCGACCGCCAAGCTCCAGGCGGAGTACACCGCGCTCGACTGCTCCAAGAAGACGGTCCGCGCCAAGGCCGGTGACGGCGTCAAGGCCACCGACCCGACCGTGGCCTGCGGTCAGAACTCCCAGGGCCAGTGGCAGAAGTACATCCTGGGCCCGGCCGAGGTCGAGGGCACCGACGTCGACAAGGCCTCGGCCCTGTTCGACACCCAGGGTGCCGCGGGCTGGAAGGTCACCATGGACTTCACGTCCAAGGGAGCCAAGAAGTTCGCGAGCATCACGGGCAAGCTGGCGCAGAACCAGTCCCCGCAGAACCAGTTCGCCATCGTCCTCGACGGTGAGGTCGTCTCCGACCCGTACGTCAGCCAGGCGCTGACCGGCGGCAGCGCGGAGATCTCCGGCAGCTTCAAGCAGCAGGAGGCCGAGGACCTGGCCAACATGCTGTCGTACGGCGCGCTGCCGCTCACCTTCACGGAGGCGAGCGTCACCACCGTCACCGCCGCGCTCGGCGGCGAGCAGCTGGAGGCCGGTCTGATCGCCGGCGCCATCGGTCTGGCGCTGGTCATCATCTACCTGGTGGCCTACTACCGGGGTCTGTCGCTCATCGCCATCGCGTCGCTGCTGGTCTCCGCGGTCATGACCTACGTGATCATGTCGCTGCTCGGCCCGACCATCGGCTTCGCCCTGAACCTGCCGGCGGTCTGCGGCGCCATCGTGGCCATCGGCATCACAGCGGACTCGTTCATCGTGTTCTTCGAACGCATCCGTGACGAGATCCGCGAAGGCCGCACGCTGCGTCCCGCGGTCGAGCGCGGCTGGCCGCGCGCCCGGCGCACCATCCTGGTCTCCGACTTCGTGTCGTTCCTCGCCGCGGCCGTGCTCTTCGTCGTCACGGTCGGCAAGGTCCAGGGCTTCGCGTTCACGCTGGGTCTGACCACCCTGCTCGACGTGGTCGTCGTCTTCTTCTTCACCAAGCCGCTGATGACGATCCTCGCCCGCAAGAAGTTCTTCGCGGAGGGCCACAGCTGGTCCGGCCTCGACCCGAAGCGACTGGGCGTCCAGCCGCCGCTGCGCCGTACCCGTCGCGTGTCCGCTCCCGTCGACACGAAGGAGGCCTGAGATGTCGAAACTCGGCACCCTCGGCGCCCGGCTCCACCGCGGCGAGATCGGCTACGACTTCGTCGGCAAGCGCAAGCTCTGGTACGGCATCTCCATCCTGATCACCATCACGGCCATCGTCGGCCTGGCGGTGCGCGGCCTGAACATGGGCATCGAGTTCCAGGGCGGCGCCGTCTTCACCACCGAGAAGACCAGCATCTCGGTGAGCCAGGCCGAGACGTACGCGGAAGAGGCCTCCGGCCACGACGCGATCGTCCAGAAGCTCGGCAACGGCGGACTGCGCATCCAGATCGCCGGCATCGACACCGGCAAGTCCGACCAGATCAAGCAGGAGCTCTCCAAGGACCTGAAGGTCGACGCCGAGAAGATCAACGCCGACCTGGTCGGCCCCAGTTGGGGTGATCAGGTCGCGAACAAGGCCTGGCAGGGTCTGGCGATCTTCCTGGTCCTGGTCGTGATCTATCTGGCGATCGCCTTCGAGTGGCGCATGGCCGTGGCCGCGCTCGTGGCGCTCATCCACGACATCACCATCACGGTCGGCGTCTACGCCCTGGTCGGCTTCGAGGTCACCCCCGGAACGGTGATCGGTCTGCTCACGATCCTCGGTTATTCGCTCTACGACACCGTCGTGGTCTTCGACAGTCTCAAGGAGCAGACGAAGGACATCACCAAACAGACGCGCTGGACCTACAGCGAGATCGCGGACCGCTCGATCAACGGCACCCTGGTGCGTTCCATCAACACCACGGTGGTCGCGCTGCTCCCGGTCGGCGGCCTGCTGTTCATCGGTGGCGGTGTGCTCGGCGCTGGCATGCTCAACGACATCTCGCTGTCGCTGTTCGTCGGCCTCGCGGCCGGTGCGTACTCCTCGATCTTCATCGCCACGCCGCTCGTCGCCGACCTCAAGGAGCGCGAGCCGCAGATGAAGGCCCTCAAGAAGCGTGTGCTCGCCAAGCGGGCCGCGGCTGCCGCGAAGGGCGAGTCCCTGGAGACCCCGGTCGTCGACGAGCGGTACGACGACGAGGAGCCCGAGGACGCCGACGCGACGCCCGCGGTCGTCGGACCGCGAGCCCAGCGT from Streptomyces sp. NBC_00258 includes:
- the secF gene encoding protein translocase subunit SecF produces the protein MSKLGTLGARLHRGEIGYDFVGKRKLWYGISILITITAIVGLAVRGLNMGIEFQGGAVFTTEKTSISVSQAETYAEEASGHDAIVQKLGNGGLRIQIAGIDTGKSDQIKQELSKDLKVDAEKINADLVGPSWGDQVANKAWQGLAIFLVLVVIYLAIAFEWRMAVAALVALIHDITITVGVYALVGFEVTPGTVIGLLTILGYSLYDTVVVFDSLKEQTKDITKQTRWTYSEIADRSINGTLVRSINTTVVALLPVGGLLFIGGGVLGAGMLNDISLSLFVGLAAGAYSSIFIATPLVADLKEREPQMKALKKRVLAKRAAAAAKGESLETPVVDERYDDEEPEDADATPAVVGPRAQRAQPSSRGRRGRPSGKRR
- the yajC gene encoding preprotein translocase subunit YajC: MSLVTLLPFIVLIGAMFLMTRSAKKKQNAAAQMRNDMQPGSGVRTIGGMYATVKEVNEDTVLLDAGPGVDLLFAKNAIGAVLSDDEYNRLVHGIEHDLKDDEAVVPDDASSLTETDEPADASDDKPIDLGKKDAADTPADESAESADAEPKKADEADLKKSDGESDAK
- the secD gene encoding protein translocase subunit SecD; the encoded protein is MAAPKKGRQGTQGRPGRTLALILIAIVALTGGMFASGHSTPRLGIDLAGGTSITLQAKNEPGQKNAINPTNMNTAVDIMNRRVNGLGVTEAEVQTQGESNIIVNIPKGTNSEQAREQVGTTAKLYFRPVLTTEVSGGDPAASPSPSASSSASTGSDKESDKDKATDKATSSSSPSAPPSATSSTQGRALTDALKADPTPSGSGSAASSPSASPSASTDPATAKLQAEYTALDCSKKTVRAKAGDGVKATDPTVACGQNSQGQWQKYILGPAEVEGTDVDKASALFDTQGAAGWKVTMDFTSKGAKKFASITGKLAQNQSPQNQFAIVLDGEVVSDPYVSQALTGGSAEISGSFKQQEAEDLANMLSYGALPLTFTEASVTTVTAALGGEQLEAGLIAGAIGLALVIIYLVAYYRGLSLIAIASLLVSAVMTYVIMSLLGPTIGFALNLPAVCGAIVAIGITADSFIVFFERIRDEIREGRTLRPAVERGWPRARRTILVSDFVSFLAAAVLFVVTVGKVQGFAFTLGLTTLLDVVVVFFFTKPLMTILARKKFFAEGHSWSGLDPKRLGVQPPLRRTRRVSAPVDTKEA